A single region of the Candidatus Parcubacteria bacterium genome encodes:
- a CDS encoding sigma-70 family RNA polymerase sigma factor: MKKTKKTSAKKVTRAKPDKKAQARAAFAKLKAKNLKKLAKPKASKKSAAPKSAKASRKERESSLRADRLIAKGRARGFVTYDEILREFPNVEEDLMFLDELYEKFSAASIDVLEGGGMLNIEVEPENKKYSYGEGRVGGAYDSIQMYLKEIGQYPLLSAAEERALAKRIVEGDIEAKNLLARANLRLVVSIAKKYVGRSPDLTLLDLIQEGNLGLFKAVDKFDYSKGFKFSTYATWWIRQAITRALADQSRTIRIPVHMVETIAKYKQVVRRLSQDLGRDPLPDEIATEMGVEVEKIYNIEQINQETVSLETPVGEESGDAGQSVLGDFIADDKILSPDQETSQRILADQVKEILDDLSPKERKILEMRNGLLDGITHTLEEVGKEFGVTRERIRQIEAKAHSKIREHQKSNRLRNY; encoded by the coding sequence ATGAAAAAAACCAAGAAAACTTCCGCTAAGAAAGTCACCCGTGCAAAGCCCGACAAGAAAGCTCAGGCACGTGCAGCCTTCGCCAAGCTCAAGGCCAAGAATCTCAAGAAGCTTGCCAAGCCTAAGGCCAGCAAGAAATCTGCTGCTCCGAAGTCTGCCAAGGCTTCCCGCAAGGAGCGCGAGTCTTCGCTTCGCGCGGATCGTCTCATCGCCAAGGGTCGCGCGCGCGGCTTCGTCACCTACGACGAAATCTTGCGCGAGTTCCCGAACGTCGAAGAAGATCTCATGTTCCTCGATGAGCTGTATGAGAAATTCAGTGCAGCGAGTATCGACGTGCTCGAGGGCGGCGGCATGCTCAACATTGAAGTGGAGCCGGAGAACAAGAAATATTCCTATGGAGAAGGCCGTGTTGGCGGAGCATATGACTCCATCCAGATGTATCTCAAGGAGATCGGTCAGTACCCGCTCCTCTCTGCTGCGGAAGAGCGTGCGCTCGCCAAGCGTATCGTGGAAGGGGATATCGAGGCCAAGAACCTCCTGGCTCGCGCCAACCTCCGTCTCGTGGTTTCCATCGCCAAGAAGTACGTAGGTCGCTCTCCGGACCTCACCCTCCTCGACCTAATCCAGGAAGGTAACCTCGGCCTCTTCAAGGCGGTAGATAAGTTCGACTACTCCAAGGGCTTCAAATTCTCTACCTACGCCACCTGGTGGATCCGCCAGGCCATCACTCGCGCTTTGGCCGACCAGTCTCGCACTATTCGTATCCCGGTGCACATGGTGGAGACCATCGCCAAGTACAAGCAGGTGGTACGCCGCCTCTCTCAGGACCTTGGGCGTGATCCGCTGCCGGATGAGATTGCTACTGAGATGGGTGTGGAAGTGGAGAAGATTTACAACATTGAACAGATCAACCAGGAGACGGTTTCTCTCGAGACGCCGGTAGGTGAAGAGAGTGGAGACGCGGGTCAGTCCGTGCTCGGCGACTTCATTGCAGACGACAAGATCCTCTCGCCGGATCAGGAGACCTCCCAGCGCATCCTGGCCGATCAGGTGAAGGAAATCCTGGACGATCTCTCGCCGAAGGAACGCAAGATTTTGGAAATGAGAAACGGATTACTTGATGGCATCACCCATACGCTTGAAGAAGTAGGTAAGGAATTCGGCGTTACCCGCGAGCGTATCCGCCAGATCGAGGCCAAAGCGCATAGCAAGATACGGGAGCACCAGAAGTCGAATAGGTTGAGGAATTACTAA
- the dnaG gene encoding DNA primase, with the protein MRSNAELIKERLSIAEVVSSYIKLEKAGGSFRARCPFHNEKTPSFYVSPTRNSFYCFGCEAKGDIFTFVERYEGVDFRGALKMLAEKAGIELVREDPKERDEREELFRVMEEAASYFKANLAAHPAPREYIMKRGLTEATLDSFRIGYALPEWRSLTEHLVRKGFPEALIEKAGLAKRATEGGDRVYDRFRGRIMFPLMDTSGRVIAFSGRVFDIPQGKEEPAKYINSPETPLFSKSKVLYGFDKAKEAIRKWSFAILVEGQMDLVMSHQAGYRNAVALSGTALTDEHVDQLLRLTDRLVLALDTDKAGIAAAGRSATLALRRGLDVKVALLSQGKDPADLIQADPELWKEAVKSAVHIVDYYLKIVLDKEKDERKRRLAVSATVLPYVALIAKPMDRAHFTARVAQAVHLPEDAVRQEVESFRAQPSALAPAVARAEEALRPHKEVLLHTLCSILWWLEGSQGRVEEAMDLKRRLLALAPEAASLGEDENLRNKLVFQAELLYAQVADLPQVINDLLLRLERESLRQAIDILRFNLTESERAGSTERTATLLEESRNAARRLSEIDARMQS; encoded by the coding sequence ATGCGCAGCAACGCTGAACTCATCAAAGAGAGGTTGAGCATCGCCGAGGTGGTGAGCTCCTACATCAAGCTTGAAAAAGCGGGAGGCAGTTTCCGTGCACGCTGCCCCTTCCACAACGAGAAGACACCATCCTTCTACGTGTCTCCGACGCGCAACAGCTTCTACTGCTTCGGCTGTGAAGCGAAGGGAGATATCTTCACCTTCGTGGAGCGCTACGAAGGTGTGGACTTCAGGGGGGCGCTCAAGATGCTCGCGGAGAAAGCGGGCATCGAGCTGGTGCGGGAGGACCCCAAGGAGCGTGATGAGAGGGAGGAGCTCTTCCGGGTGATGGAAGAGGCTGCGAGTTACTTCAAGGCGAATCTCGCGGCGCATCCTGCGCCGCGAGAGTACATCATGAAGCGCGGGCTCACGGAGGCGACACTCGATTCTTTCCGTATCGGCTATGCGCTGCCGGAGTGGCGTTCTCTCACTGAGCACCTTGTTCGCAAGGGCTTCCCCGAGGCGCTCATCGAGAAAGCAGGGCTTGCTAAGCGTGCGACTGAGGGAGGAGATCGGGTGTATGACCGCTTCCGCGGACGCATCATGTTTCCGCTCATGGATACGTCCGGGCGGGTGATCGCATTCTCCGGACGCGTCTTCGATATCCCGCAGGGGAAGGAAGAGCCGGCGAAGTACATTAACTCCCCGGAGACACCGCTCTTCTCCAAATCGAAAGTGCTCTATGGCTTCGACAAGGCCAAAGAGGCGATTCGCAAATGGAGCTTCGCCATATTGGTGGAAGGTCAGATGGATCTGGTCATGTCGCACCAGGCAGGCTACCGGAATGCGGTGGCGCTCTCTGGTACTGCGCTTACTGACGAGCACGTGGATCAGCTCTTGCGTCTCACGGATCGCTTGGTGCTCGCACTTGATACCGACAAGGCAGGGATCGCTGCGGCGGGACGCTCTGCAACACTCGCGCTTCGCCGCGGACTTGATGTGAAGGTAGCGCTCCTCTCTCAGGGTAAGGACCCGGCGGATCTCATCCAAGCCGATCCCGAACTCTGGAAGGAAGCGGTCAAGAGCGCCGTGCATATCGTCGATTACTATCTCAAGATCGTGCTCGACAAAGAGAAGGACGAGCGTAAGCGACGCCTTGCTGTCTCTGCCACCGTGCTGCCATACGTCGCCCTCATCGCAAAGCCCATGGATCGCGCGCACTTCACTGCGCGCGTAGCCCAGGCGGTGCATCTGCCGGAGGATGCGGTGCGACAGGAAGTGGAGAGTTTCCGCGCGCAGCCTTCTGCATTAGCGCCTGCGGTAGCGCGTGCAGAAGAAGCACTCCGTCCGCACAAGGAGGTACTGCTCCACACGCTCTGCAGCATCCTCTGGTGGCTTGAGGGGAGCCAGGGAAGGGTAGAGGAAGCGATGGACTTGAAGAGACGGCTCTTAGCGCTTGCGCCGGAAGCAGCTAGCCTCGGAGAGGACGAGAATCTGAGGAATAAGCTTGTTTTTCAGGCGGAATTGCTCTATGCTCAAGTGGCTGATCTGCCGCAGGTAATAAACGACCTGCTTCTTCGTTTAGAGCGCGAGTCATTGCGCCAAGCAATAGACATTCTTCGTTTTAACCTTACTGAATCTGAACGCGCCGGAAGCACAGAGCGGACCGCGACGCTCCTTGAGGAGAGCCGGAATGCCGCGAGGAGACTCTCGGAGATAGACGCCCGAATGCAGTCCTAA
- the rpoC gene encoding DNA-directed RNA polymerase subunit beta': MNTPTRKVFDQNEFDLVSIKLASPERILEWSFGEVTKPETINYRTQRPERAGLFDEKIFGPEKDYECYCGKYRGIRYKGIVCEKCGVELTRSIVRRDRMGHIELATPVSHVWFLRGVPSRIALVMGIPAAELERVIYFAGYIVTKILPDERDRILRDLDLEYKSKVKSLSDEKSREKVKELLLNAKNDIESIVPGRVFDEMTYHRFSVRYGTMFEAGIGAETIHELCKKLDLPKLKAELEVSLEKAPAAEREKTHKRLGLITGMIAANIRPEWMFLSRIPVIPPALRPMVALDGGRHATSDLNDLYRRVINRNNRLRKLKDINAPDVILRNEKRILQEAVDSLIDNSIRHGAASSGAVNQAQRRPLKSLADNLKTKQGLFRQNLLGKRVDYSGRSVIVVGPDLRLDQCGLPKHMALELFRPFVIQQLLRKELAFNIRGANRLIDEGIPEVWAILEDVIRDKRVLLNRAPTLHRLGIQAFRPVLIEGNAIQVHPLVCTAFNADFDGDQMAVHVPLGEEAQAEAREIMAADKNILKPGSGEPTVTNKLLDIVLGAYWMTKVIEGEKGQDKVFASPNHAITAADFGVVSYRARIKVMPTESIKYQAFGGVPFETTVGRLLFNSVFPSDYPYLNKEVDRKIMSSTVDDLIDRYGIERVPAILDKMKAFGFRFVTQSGITWGIDDIKVPQGKYEVIRKAKEKSEKVLGEYNEGLLSEEEKYRSNIEIWHAAKNDIEKLIPATLEEHGSVYDMLRSGARGSMGNITQMVGMKGLIQNTAGETMEFPILSSAKEGLTPIEYFISTHGARKGLSDTALNTSRAGYLTRRLFDVAQDVVVSEEDCGTKLGTLITKKSASGIEISLAKGIRGRYLASDIVNASGETLFKRGHFLTHKDAESVEAAGVAEVMVRSPLTCATPTGICQKCYGADLGNNQPIAIGEAVGTVAAQAIGEPGTQLTMRTFHAGGTASVGGDITQGLPRVEEVFERRLPKNPAVISRVNGEIMEIKNDGKEKILVVMPDLEDRKGKKAKEAIEYTVHFRRTPLVSVGEKIVKGQLLTDGSADIEELFQYAGKEKTENYIIHEISKIYELQGASISRKHIEVIIRQMFSRRRVVKKGDTSFSVNEITDTYHFDRENARAEAAGGEKAEANTLAMGIQEVSLSRKSFLSAASFQHTTKILISAAVRGAQDDLIGLKENVIIGRLIPAGTGFRGSPKQKMIEKVADEASR, encoded by the coding sequence GACGAGAAGATATTCGGACCGGAGAAGGACTACGAGTGTTACTGTGGAAAGTACCGCGGCATTCGCTACAAGGGCATCGTCTGTGAGAAGTGTGGAGTCGAGCTGACTCGCTCCATCGTCCGTCGTGACCGCATGGGTCACATCGAGCTTGCTACCCCTGTCTCTCACGTCTGGTTCCTCCGCGGCGTGCCTTCTCGTATCGCTCTCGTCATGGGTATCCCTGCAGCCGAGCTCGAGCGTGTCATCTACTTCGCGGGCTACATCGTCACCAAGATCCTGCCGGATGAGCGCGATCGCATCCTTCGCGACCTCGATCTGGAGTACAAGTCGAAAGTGAAGTCTCTCTCGGATGAGAAGAGCCGCGAGAAGGTCAAGGAACTCCTTCTTAACGCCAAGAACGACATCGAGAGCATCGTCCCTGGACGCGTGTTCGACGAGATGACCTATCACCGCTTCAGCGTGCGCTACGGCACCATGTTCGAAGCTGGCATCGGCGCAGAGACCATCCACGAGCTCTGCAAGAAGCTCGACCTTCCGAAATTGAAGGCCGAACTCGAGGTTTCCCTTGAGAAGGCTCCGGCAGCCGAGCGTGAGAAGACGCACAAGCGTCTCGGCCTCATCACCGGCATGATCGCGGCTAACATCCGCCCTGAGTGGATGTTCCTCTCGCGTATCCCGGTCATCCCGCCGGCACTTCGTCCGATGGTGGCGCTCGACGGTGGCCGTCACGCTACTTCCGACCTCAACGACCTCTATCGTCGTGTGATCAACCGCAACAATCGTCTTCGCAAGCTGAAGGACATCAATGCGCCGGACGTCATCCTCCGCAACGAGAAGCGCATCCTCCAGGAAGCAGTAGACTCTCTTATAGATAATTCCATCCGTCATGGCGCGGCCTCTTCCGGCGCGGTCAATCAGGCCCAGCGTCGCCCGCTGAAGTCGCTCGCCGACAACCTCAAGACCAAGCAGGGTCTCTTCCGCCAGAACCTCCTCGGTAAGCGCGTAGACTACTCCGGTCGCTCCGTGATCGTGGTTGGTCCCGACCTCCGTCTCGACCAGTGCGGATTGCCGAAGCACATGGCCCTTGAGCTCTTCCGTCCGTTCGTCATCCAGCAGCTCCTCCGCAAGGAACTCGCCTTCAACATCCGCGGCGCCAATCGTCTCATCGACGAAGGTATCCCTGAGGTGTGGGCCATCCTTGAAGATGTGATCCGCGACAAGCGCGTCCTCCTCAACCGTGCTCCGACTCTTCACCGTCTCGGTATCCAGGCGTTCCGCCCGGTGCTCATCGAAGGTAATGCAATCCAGGTGCACCCGCTCGTGTGTACGGCCTTCAACGCCGACTTCGACGGAGACCAGATGGCTGTGCACGTTCCCTTGGGCGAAGAAGCGCAGGCTGAAGCCCGCGAGATCATGGCTGCGGACAAGAACATCCTCAAGCCTGGTTCTGGTGAGCCTACTGTCACCAACAAGCTCCTCGACATCGTGCTCGGCGCCTACTGGATGACCAAGGTCATCGAAGGCGAGAAGGGTCAGGACAAGGTCTTCGCGAGCCCGAACCACGCCATCACCGCAGCCGACTTCGGCGTCGTCTCCTACCGCGCCCGCATCAAGGTCATGCCGACTGAGAGTATCAAGTACCAGGCGTTCGGAGGAGTACCTTTCGAGACGACCGTTGGCCGCCTCCTCTTCAACAGCGTCTTCCCGTCTGACTACCCGTATCTCAACAAGGAAGTGGACCGCAAGATCATGTCCTCCACTGTGGACGACCTCATCGACCGATATGGCATTGAGCGCGTGCCTGCCATCCTCGACAAGATGAAGGCCTTCGGCTTCCGCTTCGTCACGCAGTCCGGCATCACCTGGGGTATTGATGACATCAAGGTCCCGCAAGGGAAGTATGAGGTCATCCGCAAGGCCAAGGAGAAGTCCGAGAAGGTGCTCGGTGAGTACAACGAAGGTCTCCTCTCTGAAGAAGAGAAATACCGCTCCAACATCGAGATCTGGCACGCTGCCAAGAACGACATCGAGAAGCTCATCCCGGCTACCCTCGAAGAGCACGGTTCTGTCTACGACATGCTTCGCTCCGGCGCCCGCGGCTCCATGGGTAACATCACCCAGATGGTGGGCATGAAGGGTCTCATCCAGAACACTGCCGGCGAGACCATGGAATTCCCGATTCTCTCTTCCGCTAAGGAAGGCCTCACTCCGATCGAGTACTTCATCTCCACTCACGGTGCACGTAAGGGTCTCTCCGACACCGCGCTCAACACTTCCCGCGCCGGCTACCTCACCCGTCGTCTCTTCGATGTGGCTCAGGACGTGGTTGTCTCTGAGGAAGACTGTGGTACTAAGCTCGGCACCCTCATCACCAAGAAGAGCGCCTCTGGTATCGAGATCTCGCTCGCCAAAGGTATCCGCGGACGCTATCTCGCCTCCGACATCGTGAATGCTTCCGGTGAGACTCTCTTCAAGCGCGGACACTTCCTCACTCACAAGGATGCAGAATCTGTAGAGGCTGCAGGAGTGGCTGAAGTGATGGTGCGCTCTCCGCTCACCTGTGCAACGCCTACCGGCATCTGTCAGAAGTGCTATGGCGCAGACCTCGGTAACAACCAGCCGATCGCCATCGGTGAAGCCGTAGGTACCGTGGCCGCTCAGGCCATCGGCGAGCCGGGCACTCAGCTCACCATGCGTACCTTCCATGCAGGAGGAACCGCATCCGTCGGCGGCGACATCACTCAGGGTCTGCCGCGCGTCGAAGAAGTCTTCGAGCGCCGCCTCCCCAAGAACCCGGCAGTCATCTCCCGTGTAAACGGCGAAATCATGGAGATCAAGAACGACGGCAAGGAGAAGATCCTCGTAGTCATGCCTGACCTGGAGGACCGCAAGGGCAAGAAGGCCAAGGAAGCCATCGAGTACACCGTGCATTTCAGACGCACGCCGCTCGTCTCCGTAGGCGAGAAGATCGTCAAAGGACAGCTCCTCACCGACGGCTCCGCTGACATCGAAGAGCTCTTCCAGTACGCGGGCAAGGAGAAGACGGAGAACTACATCATCCACGAGATCTCCAAGATCTACGAGCTTCAGGGTGCCTCCATCTCCCGCAAGCACATCGAGGTTATCATCCGCCAGATGTTCTCCCGCCGCCGTGTCGTTAAGAAGGGCGATACCTCCTTCTCGGTCAACGAGATTACGGATACGTATCACTTCGATCGCGAGAATGCGCGTGCAGAAGCTGCCGGAGGCGAGAAGGCCGAGGCTAACACGCTCGCTATGGGTATCCAGGAAGTCTCCCTCTCTCGTAAGAGCTTCCTCTCTGCCGCTTCCTTCCAGCACACCACTAAGATCCTCATCTCCGCCGCCGTACGTGGAGCGCAGGACGACCTCATAGGACTCAAGGAAAATGTCATCATCGGACGCCTCATCCCCGCCGGTACCGGATTCCGCGGATCTCCCAAGCAGAAAATGATCGAGAAGGTAGCCGACGAGGCATCGCGTTAG